In Topomyia yanbarensis strain Yona2022 chromosome 2, ASM3024719v1, whole genome shotgun sequence, one DNA window encodes the following:
- the LOC131685933 gene encoding small ribosomal subunit protein uS12m isoform X2 yields MATLNQMHRTGPHIKYRPPRQPLDGKPFAKGIILKTLIKKPKKPNSANRKCVLVRLSTGKEMVAYVPGIGHNLQEHNIVLVRVGRMQDLPGVKLKCVRGKYDLPHVIKQK; encoded by the coding sequence ATGGCTACCCTGAACCAGATGCATCGCACCGGGCCGCACATCAAGTACCGTCCCCCGAGGCAACCGCTGGACGGTAAACCCTTCGCCAAGGGTATCATTCTCAAGACGCTGATCAAGAAACCGAAGAAGCCCAATTCGGCCAACCGAAAGTGTGTCCTGGTTCGGCTGAGCACCGGGAAGGAGATGGTCGCGTACGTACCCGGAATCGGTCACAATCTGCAGGAACATAATATAGTGCTGGTGCGGGTCGGCCGAATGCAGGATCTGCCTGGTGTTAAGCTGAAATGTGTTCGCGGAAAGTACGATCTGCCGCACGTGATCAAGCAGAAGTGA